The following proteins are encoded in a genomic region of Zea mays cultivar B73 chromosome 9, Zm-B73-REFERENCE-NAM-5.0, whole genome shotgun sequence:
- the LOC100191524 gene encoding Probable protein phosphatase 2C 29-like, whose product MRGLSRYLPFCGGGCCCGDGAGRAGGVADGLVWDVALKAHASGDYSIAVAQANEALEDQAQVVAAPAATLVGVFDGHGGPEAARFVNRRLFSHIQAFAAENGGLSAEVFQKAFGATEEEFIGLVQKSWPSQPRIVSVGSCCLVGAVDIENGTLYVANLGDSRAVLGRRRGKGRRVVAERLSQDHNVADEGVRREVAEMHPDDSHIVLNSHGVWRIKGIIQVSRSIGDVYLKKPDICRGNPVLQQSICPFPLRRPVMTAVPSITTRELRPGDRFIIFASDGLWEQLSDDAAVDVVASSPRKGVAMRLVRAAQLEAARKKEVKYDKIRTIEKGQRRHFHDDITVVVLFLDKCRGAARSGPEDIDGTYAPVDVFSCSPAAGGDHEDPTKPVLRR is encoded by the exons ATGAGAGGTTTAAGTCGGTATCTGCCGTTCTGCGGCGGCGGGTGCTGCTGCGGTGACGGCGCCGGTAGGGCAGGGGGCGTGGCGGATGGGCTGGTGTGGGACGTGGCCCTCAAGGCGCACGCGTCCGGTGACTACTCCATCGCCGTGGCGCAGGCGAACGAGGCGCTCGAGGACCAGGCGCAGGTGGTCGCGGCTCCGGCCGCCACGCTCGTCGGCGTCTTCGACGGGCACGGCGGGCCCGAGGCCGCGCGCTTCGTCAACAGGCGCCTCTTCTCGCATATCCAAG CCTTTGCGGCTGAGAACGGTGGCCTGTCAGCGGAGGTGTTCCAGAAGGCCTTCGGCGCGACGGAGGAGGAGTTCATAGGCCTGGTGCAGAAATCATGGCCGTCGCAGCCGAGGATCGTGTCCGTGGGCTCCTGCTGCCTGGTGGGCGCCGTCGACATCGAGAACGGGACGCTGTACGTGGCCAACCTGGGCGACTCGCGCGCCGTGCTGGGCCGCCGCCGGGGCAAGGGGAGGCGCGTGGTGGCCGAGCGGCTGTCTCAGGACCACAACGTGGCCGACGAGGGCGTGCGGCGGGAGGTGGCCGAGATGCACCCGGACGACTCGCACATCGTGCTCAACAGCCACGGCGTGTGGCGGATCAAGGGGATCATCCAGGTGTCCAGGTCCATCGGCGATGTGTACCTCAAGAAGCCTGACATCTGCAGGGGCAACCCGGTGCTGCAGCAGTCCATCTGCCCGTTCCCGCTGCGCCGCCCCGTCATGACCGCCGTGCCGTCCATCACCACGCGGGAGCTGCGCCCCGGCGACCGCTTCATCATCTTCGCGTCGGACGGGCTGTGGGAGCAGCTCAGCGACGACGCCGCGGTGGACGTCGTGGCGAGCAGCCCGAGGAAGGGCGTGGCCATGCGCCTGGTGCGGGCCGCCCAGCTGGAGGCGGCGCGCAAGAAGGAGGTCAAGTACGACAAGATCCGGACCATCGAGAAGGGCCAGCGCCGGCACTTCCACGACGACATCACCGTCGTCGTGCTCTTCCTCGACAAGTGCAGGGGAGCTGCCAGGTCCGgccccgaggacatcgacggcacCTACGCGCCGGTGGACGTGTTCTCCTGCAGCCCCGCCGCCGGCGGCGATCACGAGGACCCGACGAAGCCCGTCCTGCGTCGTTAA